A DNA window from Chiroxiphia lanceolata isolate bChiLan1 chromosome 6, bChiLan1.pri, whole genome shotgun sequence contains the following coding sequences:
- the EIF3M gene encoding eukaryotic translation initiation factor 3 subunit M has product MSVPAFIDITEEDQAAELRAYLKSKGAEISEENAEGGLHVDLAQIIEVCDVCLKEDDKDVESVMNSVVSLLLILEPDKQEALIENLCEKLVKFREGERPSLRLQLLSNLFHGMDKNTPVRYTVYCSLLKVASSCGAIQYIPTELDQVRKWISDWNLATEKKHTLLRLLYDVLVDCKKSDTAAKVMVELLGSYTEDNASQARVDAHRCIVRALKDPNTFLFDHLLALKPVKFLEGELIHDLLTIFVSAKLASYVKFYQNNKDFIDSLGLLHEHNMAKMRLLTFMGMAVENKEISFDTMQQELQIGADDVEAFVIDAVKTKMVYCKIDQTQRKVVVSHSTHRTFGKQQWQQLYDTLNTWKQNLNQVKNSLLSLSDT; this is encoded by the exons ATGAGCGTCCCGGCCTTCATCGACATCACCGAGGAGGATCAG gctgcaGAACTGCGAGCTTACCTGAAATCCAAAGGAGCAGAAATCTCTGAAGAAAACGCTGAAGGTGGACTCCACGTGGACTTGGCACAGATCATTGAAGTGTGTGATGTGTGCCTGAAAGAGGATGACAAAG ATGTTGAGAGTGTGATGAACAGTGTAGTCTCTTTGCTTCTTATCCTGGAACCTGACAAACAAGAGGCACTGATTGAAAACCTGTGTGAGAAGTTAGTAAAATTTCGAGAAGGAGAGCGCCCATCTCTTAGACTGCAGCT CCTGAGCAACCTCTTCCATGGCATGGACAAGAACACTCCTGTGAGGTACACAGTGTACTGCAGCCTTCTGAAAGTGGCCTCGTCCTGTGGTGCCATCCAGTACATTCCAACTGAACTAGATCAG GTCCGAAAATGGATTTCTGACTGGAATCTGGCCACAGAGAAAAAGCATACTCTGCTGAGACTGCTCTATGATGTCCTAGTAGACTGCAAGAAAAG tgACACTGCAGCAAAAGTAATGGTGGAGCTACTGGGAAGTTACACAGAGGACAATGCTTCCCAGGCTAGAGTTGATGCTCACAG ATGTATTGTACGAGCATTGAAGGATCCAAATACCTTTCTCTTTGATCATCTTCTTGCCTTAAAACCAGTCAAATTTTTGGAAGGGGAACTCATTCACGAT CTTTTGACAATTTTTGTAAGTGCTAAACTAGCATCCTATGTCAAGTTTTATCAGAACAACAAAGACTTCATTGACTCCCTTG GCTTGCTGCACGAACACAATATGGCAAAAATGAGGCTACTTACTTTCATGGGGATGGCTGTAGAGAATAAAGAAATCTCGTTTGACACAATGCAACAGGAACTTCAGATCGGAGCTGATGATGTCGAAGCGTTCGTTATCGACG CTGTAAAGACAAAGATGGTGTACTGCAAAATAGATCAGACACAGAGGAAAGTAGTTGTCAG TCACAGCACACATCGGActtttggaaagcagcagtggcagcaatTGTATGACACTCTAAACACCTGGAAACAAAATTTGAATCAAGTGAAAAACAGTCTCCTCAGTCTCTCAGACacctaa